A genomic stretch from Puntigrus tetrazona isolate hp1 chromosome 6, ASM1883169v1, whole genome shotgun sequence includes:
- the tmtops2a gene encoding teleost multiple tissue opsin 2a has protein sequence MFPEEANFSYTSNGTDEDLLSALGDDWSDTPAEKLSRTGHNVVACILGSILLFGILNNFVVLVLFCKFKTLRTPVNMLLLNISVSDMLVCLFGTTLSFAASIRGRWLVGKHGCMWYGFVNSCFGIVSLISLAILSYDRYSTLTVYNKRAPDYSKPLLAVGGSWLYSLFWTVPPLLGWSSYGLEGAGTSCSVTWTANTPQSHSYIICLFIFCLGIPVLVMVYCYSRLLCAVKQVGRIRKTAARRREYHILFMVITTVVCYLLCWMPYGVVAMMATFGRPGIISPIASVVPSLLAKSSTVINPVIYILMNKQFYRCFLILFHCKHSSLENGQSSMPSRTTGIQLNRRAYSNTVAGNAPPSIGLQNDCSTPVSG, from the exons ATGTTTCCCGAAGAAGCTAATTTCAGTTACACTTCAAACGGCACGGACGAGGACTTGCTCTCGGCTCTGGGCGACGACTGGAGCGACACTCCGGCCGAGAAACTGTCACGGACGGGACATAATGTGGTCGCCTGTATTTTGGGATCTATTTTGCTATTCGGGATCCTGAACAATTTCGTCGTGCTCGTTCTGTTTTGTAAATTCAAGACCCTGCGGACTCCTGTGAACATGCTCCTGCTCAACATCAGTGTGAGCGACATGCTGGTCTGTCTGTTCGGGACCACGCTCAGCTTCGCGGCCAGCATCCGGGGCAGGTGGCTCGTGGGGAAACACGGCTGCATGTGGTACGGCTTCGTCAACTCGTGCTTCG ggATTGTATCATTGATCTCTCTGGCCATCCTTTCGTACGATCGTTACAGCACTTTAACCGTTTACAACAAGAGGGCCCCAGACTACAGCAAACCCCTGTTGGCCGTCGGGGGCTCCTGGCTCTACTCTCTGTTCTGGACGGTTCCCCCCTTGCTGGGCTGGAGCAGCTATGGACTGGAAGGGGCAGGAACCAGCTGTTCGGTGACATGGACGGCCAACACCCCGCAGTCACATTCCTATATCATCTGTCTGTTCATTTTCTGTTTGGGAATCCCCGTGCTGGTCATGGTGTACTGTTACAGCCGGCTCCTCTGTGCTGTCAAACAG GTGGGGCGCATCAGGAAGACGGCGGCACGGCGGAGAGAGtaccacattttatttatggtcATCACTACAGTGGTGTGCTACCTTTTGTGCTGGATGCCTTATGGGGTTGTCGCTATGATGGCTACGTTTGGACGTCCCGGGATCATCTCACCCATAGCGAGCGTGGTGCCGTCCCTCCTGGCCAAAAGCAGCACAGTCATCAACCCTGTGATTTACATCCTTATGAACAAACAG TTTTATAGGTGTTTCCTCATCCTGTTTCACTGCAAACACAGCTCTCTAGAGAATGGACAGTCCTCTATGCCTTCAAGAACTACTGGCATCCAGCTCAACCGAAGGGCTTATAGCAACACAGTGGCTGGCAATGCACCTCCATCCATTGGTCTCCAAAACGACTGCAGCACCCCGGTCTCGGGCTGA
- the st6gal2b gene encoding beta-galactoside alpha-2,6-sialyltransferase 2b, which translates to MLRNRVMGVQDSLSPGFRHVTKQLAQLLLLVLLLWMLFFLAVFTYFTDSQMNQPYRIARFNSESQHSNYVQRSSRAIMASHNSRWRLYADRKGPVQHRQVFQPPRSREEYFRNFGKRRPRAMRYLRKLPKSDYSDEYFSNDWSVVRGLWKGQVSSKMLSYRLQRALRDHVHSNKHNVLYKGQRKANKSKEEMLCQMKRQAQLRTLDGSEQPFAHLGFDQLASSKLEQMYTTCAVVTSAGAILNSSLGREIDSHDAVLRFNAAPCKGYEKDVGSKTTIRIMNSQILANPKHNFSSSLLYKNITLVAWDPAPYNIDLRKWYTQPDYDLFTPYIMHRKNFPEQPFYILHPSFIWKLWDIVQSNTRENIQPNPPSSGFIGIVMMMNFCEEVHVYEYIPSTRQSHLCHYHEKYYDAACTFGAYHPLLYEKLHIKRISTASEEDLKKKGKVTLPGFSKINCPL; encoded by the exons ATGTTGAGGAACAGGGTGATGGGAGTCCAGGACTCTCTATCGCCGGGCTTCAGGCATGTCACGAAGCAGCTGGCTCAGCTTCTGCTGCTGGTCCTGCTGCTCTGGATGCTGTTCTTCCTCGCTGTCTTTACCTACTTCACTGACTCCCAGATGAACCAGCCCTATAGAATTGCCAGGTTCAACTCCGAATCTCAACACTCAAACTACGTTCAGCGTAGTTCCCGGGCTATCATGGCATCCCATAATTCCCGCTGGCGTCTGTATGCAGACAGAAAGGGTCCTGTCCAGCACCGGCAAGTGTTTCAACCTCCTCGCTCTAGAGAAGAGTATTTCAGGAATTTCGGTAAACGTCGTCCAAGAGCTATGAGGTACTTAAGGAAGCTACCTAAAAGCGACTACAGCGATGAATATTTTTCCAACGACTGGTCGGTGGTTCGTGGTCTGTGGAAGGGTCAGGTGTCCTCTAAAATGCTAAGCTATCGACTACAGCGAGCCTTGAGGGACCACGTTCACTCTAATAAGCACAATGTTCTCTACAAAGGCCAACGAAAGGCAAACAAGAGTAAAGAGGAGATGCTGTGTCAGATGAAACGGCAAGCCCAACTCAGGACTCTGGATGGATCTGAACAGCCCTTTGCTCATCTAGGTTTTGATCAGCTGGCTTCTTCTAAATTGGAGCAGATGTACACAACATGTGCCGTGGTGACTTCAGCAGGGGCAATACTGAATTCATCATTGGGACGTGAAATTG ATTCCCATGATGCAGTGCTGCGTTTCAATGCTGCACCGTGCAAGGGCTATGAAAAGGACGTGGGCAGCAAGACAACCATTCGAATCATGAACTCTCAG ATTCTAGCAAACCCCAAACACAACTTCAGCAGCAGTTTGCTTTATAAGAACATCACCTTGGTAGCCTGGGATCCTGCTCCTTATAACATTGATCTCCGCAAG TGGTACACGCAACCCGATTATGACCTGTTTACGCCATACATAATGCACCGGAAGAATTTCCCCGAACAGCCTTTTTATATCTTACATCCTTCATTCATCTGGAAACTCTGGGATATTGTTCAAAGCAACACGAGAGAGAACATTCAACCCAACCCTCCTTCCTCAGGATTTATCG GTATAGTCATGATGATGAACTTTTGTGAGGAGGTTCATGTGTACGAGTACATCCCTTCCACGAGACAGAGTCATCTGTGCCATTACCACGAGAAGTATTACGACGCAGCCTGCACATTTGGGGCATACCACCCTCTGCTTTACGAGAAACTGCATATCAAGCGGATAAGCACAGCTTCTGAGGAGGACCTCAAGAAAAAGGGAAAGGTCACACTGCCGGGATTCAGTAAGATCAACTGTCCACTGTGA